CTTCGTATTCAGTTTTTTGATTTGCATTATATACACTTCCAAATTGTTTGAAGTTTACGCGTTGTGCTAACAGGTCGCGTACTCCTGCTTTTATTTCCATCTTGCCAATTTTCTTGCTGATAGATAGATCTATTGCATCGTGAGGCATCTCGTAAGAGTTGGGAACATTCACTGTTTGCTCACCACTTGTTCCTACTGTACGTCCTACTCCGATGATTCGTTTTCCGATGCGGTTGTATAAAACTGCTACATTAAATTGCTTCGTTGGGTGTTCATAGAATATACCTGTATTGATCAAATAAGGTGATTGTCCTTGCATGGGGCGGTTCTCTTCTTTGCTACCTTTCTCGAATTCAACTCTACTCTTGATGAGTGATCCATTAAATGACCAACTGAAATGAGGTAAGCCGATAAAATCTAGCTTCTTACGCAAATCTAATTCCATCCCGTAATTGTTGGCAGCCTTAGCATTTTTATTAGAATAGGTAAGGTCTGTACCTCCATTGACGGTATAAGTCCACTCGATAGGTGAATCAAAATGTTTATAGAATAGAGCTAAAGAGACTGATTCTCCCGGATTGGGATACCATTCGTAACGGAAGTCAACATTGTGAATGTATGAAGGTTTCAATGCGGGGTTTCCTTCTACATTTGACGCTAAGTCAAAGTCGTAATATACCGATGTTGAAACTTCACGGAATTCAGGACGGTTGACTGATTTACCATAAGAAAGACGGAACTGTTGTTTGTCAGTAAGCTTGTATGTAGCATTAGCAGAGGGGAATAGGTCATTGTAAGTATAGAACAAACTGCGATGACTTTCTATATCGTCACGGGTATTACGTACTAATTCCATTTTGGTGTATTCGTAACGTAGACCTGTATATAGATTTATTCTTGTACTCAATGGTAAGTTGGCACCGATGTAGCCTGCTCCCAAACGGTTGTTACCTGAATAATCGTAAGTCTTGCGTACGAGTTCGTACATAAATAGTTTGTTCTCTCCGTAATTCTCATCTTGCATTAACTGAGTCGGTACATCGAAGTGTTTGAAACCGGAAGGCATGTCATCACCCCACCCGTAGGTAAATTGACGAGTATTATAAGTACGTGTGCGGTACTCTCCATATCCTCCAACTTTCAGAGTTGGGTTAAAAGAGCCAAATTGAAAATCACGCTGATAGTTAATGTTTGCAGAGGCTATATGTTCATTCAGACTGGTAAATTCGCGACTGATATCATTACCTGTGTTTAAAGCGATATCTCCAGTTTTATCATTGTCATTCAACATATATCGACGTCTGTCTGGTAAGTTACGGTTTGCATAAGAGTAACCTGCACTCCAATCTAGTTTCCCGTTATCAAAACTATGCTTTCCGGTAAACTGACCATTGTAGGTCGTGCGGCTTGAATAATAATATTCATAGCTTTTCTCATTATTACTTTGTGCATCGAACCCGTAGCGGCTAGTATATCGGTCTTTTCCTATTTGGTTGAAAATGTTCTTAAATTCATAATGGTTGCGACTGTTTTTGGGTTGGTACATCAAATTAACCATCGCACCTACACGCACATCATGATTATACTGATTATCGGTACTTTTGCGTAAATAAACAGAATGGTTGTGTGTTGCGTCGTAAGAGCCGAACAAAGAGTTTTCCATATTCAGATAGGTTTTGTAAGTGTTGCTGTAATTTACTGCTGCAAGCAAACCTATCTTACGGCCACTTTCCATCTCCCAGCGATGGGCGTAATTTAAGTTGAATTTTAAATCGCCTACCGGCTTCTTGTTATGAAGGGTCCAGTCGTTATTAAAATTATTATTTAGAAGATCTACGCGGTTAGAATTATTAGCAAAAGTGTTCACTTTACCTTTCATCCCTGCATCTAACGAACGAAGTCCATTATCAAAACCAAGGAAATCAGTGCCACTCCCTTTGCCTGATTTGAAATCTTTGAAGTGTGTTTGATCATTGATGCTGGTTCCTAAAGAAATATTAAAAGTATTCTCACTAGGCATATCTTTCGTGTTGATAAGGATAAAACCACCAGTGAAGTCTGCCGGATATTCGGGGGCGGGTGACTTAACAATGATCATGTTGTCTAATTGAGAACTTGGTATGATATCGAATGAGAAAGCGCGTGAGTCCGGCTCTGAACTAGGTACTGCGCTACCATTGATCCATACATTATTATATCTTTGAGAGAGTCCGCGAACCATTACAAACTTTTCGTCTATAATAGAAATGCCCGGGATGCGTTTTATCACTTCCGAGGCATCTTTGTCTTGCGTCTTACTAATTTGCTGGGCAGAAACTCCTGATTGGACAACTAGACTTCTTCTCTGATCGCTCATCATAGCCATGTCAGTGTTCCTTTTTACCTGTGCTACGACGGTTACTCCACTTAAAAATTGGCTTTCAGGTTCCATGTCGATGTTTAGTATAAGAGGATTTTCATCACTTACTTTTATACTTTTCAACTCGATACTTTTGTATGATACATACTTAATTAAAATGGTGTATGTACCTTTTTGGAGTCCGCTCAAATTGTAATTACCATCTATATCGGCTACGACTCCGATATTGGTGCCTAATACTTGTACGGTTGCTCCGGTAAGTGGTTCTTTAGAACTTTTGTCTCTAATGACACCTTTAATGTTGTTGGCTGCTACTACTGCCGAGAAAAGGGTGAGTAGCGCGAGAATGGATAGAATTTTTTTTGATACTTTTTTCATGCTCAT
This is a stretch of genomic DNA from uncultured Bacteroides sp.. It encodes these proteins:
- a CDS encoding TonB-dependent receptor, which gives rise to MKKVSKKILSILALLTLFSAVVAANNIKGVIRDKSSKEPLTGATVQVLGTNIGVVADIDGNYNLSGLQKGTYTILIKYVSYKSIELKSIKVSDENPLILNIDMEPESQFLSGVTVVAQVKRNTDMAMMSDQRRSLVVQSGVSAQQISKTQDKDASEVIKRIPGISIIDEKFVMVRGLSQRYNNVWINGSAVPSSEPDSRAFSFDIIPSSQLDNMIIVKSPAPEYPADFTGGFILINTKDMPSENTFNISLGTSINDQTHFKDFKSGKGSGTDFLGFDNGLRSLDAGMKGKVNTFANNSNRVDLLNNNFNNDWTLHNKKPVGDLKFNLNYAHRWEMESGRKIGLLAAVNYSNTYKTYLNMENSLFGSYDATHNHSVYLRKSTDNQYNHDVRVGAMVNLMYQPKNSRNHYEFKNIFNQIGKDRYTSRYGFDAQSNNEKSYEYYYSSRTTYNGQFTGKHSFDNGKLDWSAGYSYANRNLPDRRRYMLNDNDKTGDIALNTGNDISREFTSLNEHIASANINYQRDFQFGSFNPTLKVGGYGEYRTRTYNTRQFTYGWGDDMPSGFKHFDVPTQLMQDENYGENKLFMYELVRKTYDYSGNNRLGAGYIGANLPLSTRINLYTGLRYEYTKMELVRNTRDDIESHRSLFYTYNDLFPSANATYKLTDKQQFRLSYGKSVNRPEFREVSTSVYYDFDLASNVEGNPALKPSYIHNVDFRYEWYPNPGESVSLALFYKHFDSPIEWTYTVNGGTDLTYSNKNAKAANNYGMELDLRKKLDFIGLPHFSWSFNGSLIKSRVEFEKGSKEENRPMQGQSPYLINTGIFYEHPTKQFNVAVLYNRIGKRIIGVGRTVGTSGEQTVNVPNSYEMPHDAIDLSISKKIGKMEIKAGVRDLLAQRVNFKQFGSVYNANQKTEYEEITKSYKPGRNFNLSVSYSF